Sequence from the Rutidosis leptorrhynchoides isolate AG116_Rl617_1_P2 chromosome 3, CSIRO_AGI_Rlap_v1, whole genome shotgun sequence genome:
GAGGCGACCGCTTCAAGCATAATAGTTGGGTGGCTGTGATCACCTCGCATATACTGTCCTCTCCACGCAATCGGACATTTTGCCCATGCCCAGTGCATACAATCTATACTACCTAACATGCCCGGAAAACCATGAATCCTTTCATGACCTTCATACAAACGGTGAATGTCGTGCAAAGTAGGTTATCTTATGTACACGTTAGCATACAAATCAATGATATACCTACAAAAGTTGTGTAGAGATTCCCGACCAACTCGTTCAGACATTTGAAGATACTCATCCAACGCATCCGGTGTATAACCGTATGCTAGCTGACGTAGCGCGGCTGTCATCTTCAAATGTGGGCTAATACTCCACTTACCACGTGTATCTTGTCTTTGATGAAACCATCTAAAATAATACGGCAATGGATTTGCCGAGTAGCTTAGAATATCATTCATAATCCTTAGAAAAACACGTCGGAAATCTTCGTTTGAAATTATCATCCGTATATTTGCAACCCTCGTTAAAATAATCGTCCATCAAACGATCGTGTGCTTCATAATGATTTCGACGTATATAACGACgtgagttaacttcttcttcaccgGATAAATTTTCAAGTACGTTTAGTGTATAGTTTGTGAACGAGTCGCCGGAAGTACTCGAAGAAGACGACATATTTTGGggaaaaaagataaaaaaaaaatttgatgaaTAAAGATAATTGTGTTGAAAGGTGAATAATGggggggtgtgtgtgtgtgtaaaatgaaaaaatatagtgttatttaTAGAGTAAAAAGGGGAAGGAAAAAAAAACAACCAAAACTAGCCGTTAAACGGCTAGTTTTTTAAATTTTCAAACATTTCATCCGTTGGAAGCCACCGTCGAATTTGGGAGGCTGGAAATCAACGGCGGGATCGACGTCGTGCCGGTGTCGACCGACCGTCGATCCCGGCGTCGATTTGAGGGGGACGGTCGATTTTTTCCTGAATACCGAGTGCTCTTAGTGGTGACTAGTTGTTAGCTTGGTATTTATATTTACTCATACACAAACTCACATGCTTTACCATCATCACAAACACAAATCTTCAAAGTCAGGTATTTTTAAAACCTAATAGGTCACATGAATTACACCCATAACTACAACCAAAGATGATATATAACCATGTACAATAATTATGTTCATAAGTATTGTGTTGCTTTGTTTATTTATCCATGTATGTATTGCTTGTAAGTGTAACCTTCATTATACGTTGTGTTGTTTGTATTTTTTATTAGAAAATATTGATTGACAATTGATGTCAACTGGTTGTTGTTAATTGTTTGATTCGGCGTGCAATTTACTACTGTATAATTGTGATTGTATCTTTAAAAAGAAGGTAAAAATGAAGATTAGTGTGTTAATTACTCCGTATCTTTTCTAATTAACCCGTGACGGAAGGAAAAGACAAACAAAGACCATATAGGACCAGAAGGAGGGACCTTAAACAAGAAAAAGTGGGTTTCAGATAATCTTGATTttgattttattattttatataaatataataataatataatataaaattatatataatataaataatataatatactccGTATTTGTTGTCCTAATTTTCTAATATAAATTTTAAATCTTTATTATTCTTTTTACTCCGTATTTTCATAGGGCTTTTTAGATATAAAGGCGCCAGTCCCCTGCTCTTCCACCAATGCATTCATCTTCATTTCTTTTCACTTGACAAATCAAACACCCTGCAGCGCAAACTCATAAAGATTTTATGAAATCTTGCTGACTCACAAATAACATCAAGCAACAATTTTTACATTAGTTTCACCCACCCAAATTCCAAAATGCAAAAGGGTAATGTTCTTTCTTTAATAAAAATGCTGGAAATGTAAGTAAATTGctaatttgttaaaaaaaaaaaatatatattttttttattagcaGGAAACAAGAAAGAGATGAAGTATGTGTTAGTAACTGGAGGTGTTGTTAGTGGACTGGGTAAAGGAGTGACTGCTAGCAGTATTGGCCTTCTTCTTCAAGCCTGTGATCTTCGTGTTACTTCCATTAAAATTGGTTAATATTTTTCTTTAATTCCTCAATCTGTTACAAATTTTCTTTGTTCTGGTAGAAAAAGTTATATACTTTGTGCTTTATTAGTACTTTCTATGCTTTATTtcttaaaaaaatattttaaatacaCATACCCTTTTGAGTTTATAAATAAagattattaatttttatattaattgcAAGTGGGTATAtgtttcttgttgttcttgttaattTTCACAAGGCTTACTACACAATAAGTTTAAATTTTGACTGTACCTTTTGTTTTGGAATAAAACATTAACAAAAGGGATTTTTCAGCTAAACAAAATTAATTATGTGCATAAAAAGGTTTAGCTTTATAATAGTAGCTGTTTTTGTTATGCAGATCCATATTTGAACACAGATGCAGGAACAATGTCCCCTTTTGAGCATGGAGAAGTCTTTGTATTAGATGATGGAGGAGAGGTAAAAGtcataaaattttgtttttaacTGTAAGAGATAAAATAATCTTGCACACAAAATCTGTATGGTAAACGGAAAAGGTTTTACTGTTTAGGACGGTGAGTATTTTTACTACACTGGCTAACTTTATTATCCGTCACTATAATCTATACATATGaagctaaaattatttatatttatatttttatataatatactaTTGGTGTTAGTAATAAACTAATATTTCTACACATATTGGTGTTTCTGTTGTCAGTAGCCTATTGGGTATTAATCTGCATGATCAATGTTTATTATGACCCATTTAAGATACAGAGAATCAAAGAACTATATTTTATGGCATAAATTAATCTAATTGTTACCAGTAGTACTCAGTTTTAATTTTAATGTTctatttaactattttaaactttcTCACATATgtgttttatttatatttatatttatactctaAATTGGCTTTATTTTCGGTTTAAAGGTGGACTTGGACCTTGGTAACTATGAGCGGTTTCTAGATATCAAATTAACGCGCGATAATAATATCACTACAGGAAAGATATATCAGGTACATAAATACAAAAACTCAGCTTCATGACAAGTACTAAATTGCAAATCTTGTCACATTTGACTAACTGATTATGACTTTTGGATAAAAGTCGGTTATCGATAAGGAACGAAAGGGCGATTATCTTGGAAAAACAGTTCAAGTTGTGCCACATATCACAGATGCTATTCAAGATTGGATCGAACGTGTTGCAGCGATACCAGTCGACGGTAAAGAAGGTTCACCTGATGTATGTGTCATTGAGTTGGGGGGTACTATAGGTATTTTACAAAAGTTGTTTTGTTTCGAAAAAGATCTACTTTTTCAGGATAATTTGGTATGTTTGTTTAGCTGATTTGTTTTTCTTGCAGGTGATATTGAATCCATGCCATTTATTGAAGCTCTTGGACAGTTTTCGTATCGTGTTGGTAAATAAACTaaccatatatattttttttctttttaaaatctataaaaaaaTTTCACCTTTCCTAGTAGCAAACCTTGTCGATTTATGTAATTAAAAAAAGGTGTTAACTTTGTTAATCCATTTTAGGTGCTGGAAACTTTTGCTTAATACATGTCAGCCTTGTGCCTGTTTTAAATGTTGTTGGTGAACCAGTAAGTTTACATGAAAAGTTACTCAATTTATGCTTTTTTGATTAGATGTGAATAAAATGAATAATACTTTTTGATTTCTTTATTGTTCAGAAAACAAAACCAACACAACATAGTGTTCGAGGTTTAAGGAGCTTAGGATTGATCCCGAATATATTAGCTTGTCGCAGTACAATGGTCACTCATCTTTCAAAAATCTTGTTCATTTATTTATATTTGCTAATATGATTTGTGTTTTGTATCTTAACTTACAAAGTTATGATTAATTATGCAGGAACTGGATATTAATGTGAAGGAAAAACTCTCAAGATTCTGTCATGTTCCGGTAACGTGATCAGATGCTATTTATTCATGCGAAATTACTTTTATGTCCTTTTGTTAGTTTTTTAACTGACTCTTCTTGTATGAATATTTGCAGTTAGAGAACATAGTGAGTTTATATGATGTCCCAAATATATGGCATATTCCTTCACTCTTACGAGTACGTACTCAATTCACCTAATGAAGTTCTTTTTTTGTCGTTATAATTTAATAATCTAACGGTTTTATTTATTGTATCTTCAGGACCAAAAGGCTCATGAAGCAATACTGAAAGCGCTCAACCTTTTCAGGTTTTTACTCTTTTCATTCGTAGATATATATAGATAGAATCGCAAGATACGCAGATTTGATAACAGACCGGGTTAACCCACAACATTTTTGTCTGTTTTTTTGTACTTTTAATGAAAAGCTAGCATGTAATTTAGTTCGGGTTGACCCACAACATTAAAGAACAAAAATAAAAGCACTAGTAGCTTAGTTTTTTCAATATCATGACATGTAAGCGTTTATGCATTAAAAATGCACTTTGGGTCATTTACTACCCTTACAACCTATTTGACCCATTTAGCTTATTCATTAGTAAATGGGTTTATATCGCAATCTTTAGTTGTACATAACAGCTACTATTCGCTGCATTACTTATTGTCTGACATTTTTGTCTTGAACAGCGTGGTACGCAAACCGGCTTTAGATCCATGGATAGATATGGCTCTGCGTTGTGACAAGTTACACGAGCCCGTAAGACCTCGGAATTTTAAAAACGCCTTTAGTTTTTACTGCATAATTTGCTAAAATATTTTTTGATTTAAATTTTTACTTGCAGGTTCGAGTAGCCATGGTTGGAAAATATACATGTCTTTCAGATGCTTACCTTTCTGTACTAAAGGTTATAACTTTTACTATCTTGATTCTTTAATTAAGCGCTCGTTTGAACTTTTAAAAACATGTGCAAATTTTAAACATTGTTCATTTCAGGCTTTGTTGCATGCTTCAGTTGCTTGCAGAAGGAAGCTAGTTATCAACTGGGTTTCTGCTACCGATCTTGAAACCGCAACTGCTTTAGAAGTTATTATCTTATCCCTTTTTTTAATTTTTGTCTCAATTTTGTTTATTTAATATTAAACTTATGAACATTGCTTTGTTACAGAGTCCTGAAATTAATAGGGCTGCTTGGAATTCATTAAAGTCTGCAGACGCTGTTGTGGTTCCAGGCGGTTTTGGTGACCGAGGTGTTGAAGGGAAAATAATCGCTGCGAAATACGCACGCGAGAACAAGATACCGTATCTCGGGATTTGTTTAGGAATGCAAATTGCTGTGATCGAGTATGCAAGATCTGTTCTTGGTCTTAAAAATACAAATAGCACTGAATTTGATCCCAATAATAAAAATCCTTGTGTCATATTTATGCCTGAGGTTTGTTTTTAAAGTTGTTTGATTTCTAAATGAGCCTTTTTTTATGGATGGTTTTATAATTTATACAACAACGTTAATAGGGGTCGAAAACACATATGGGTGGTACAATGCGGCTAGGATCAAGGAGGACTTATTTTCAAGTTGCAGACTGCAAATCTGCTCAACTGTAAGAAATTTTGATTAGAATAATAAAATTTCGATTTGTCGAAAAGTGCATGAAAAGATACACATTGTGTGACATGTTATCAGGCAAAAAACGAGTGTGTAATTTATACTCTTAAGCTAATTGGAGCAACTGATTGTGTTTTTATCAGATATGGCAATCAGACTTTCATTGATGAGAGACATCGCCATAGATATGAAGTACGTCGAAAACTTAAGCGTTTGTTTGTCATCCTAATTATATCATATAGTTACTCTTTGTCTAtagttattaatattttttttctttaaaaaaaacaggTGAATCCCGACATGGTCCCGCAACTAGAAAAAGCTGGTCTCAGTTTTACAGGGAAAGATGAAACTGGGCAGCGAATGGAGGTAATGTATTTTATGTGTTTATATCAGTACTTGGATGTCGACCAAGTTTgattttgactgattttgaccaatTTTTCGGATAGTCTTGAGTTTGGCCAatttttgaccaagtttgaccatgTAATCCTAAATAATCACgagttttgaccgagtttgacccTGGTTGACCGAGTTTGACCCATGTTGACCGAGTTTGACCAATCTTAAAACCGGTAACTCAGCATGTACTCGCCGAGTTTTACCGAGTTCTGCAACCCTGATTTATATATTAGTGTTGTAtgtttactattattactaatctaAAAGCGGATCACGTTCATAATGTACAGATCGTTGAACTTCATAGTCACCCGTATTATGTGGGAGCTCAATTCCATCCAGAATTCAAAACGAGACCAGGAAAACCTTCTGCACTCTTCTTAGGTGCTGTTTAATATATAAGCTTTTTTaatatacatcatagcatacaaaattacaatttacaaacattgaatgaaaaaataaaataataaatctatatctatatgtttGTTAATTGAATATATGCAGGTCTTATAGCAGCAGCCAGTGGGCAGTTGGATGTTTTGTTAAAAAAAAGTGTTGGAACAAAAGCAAATGTATACAgccctttgaagtcaggtttatcGCCACATCGATATGGTAACGTGAAAGTGAAGGTAAACGTAAAAAGCGGGTCGTTTGATGGAATGTATTGCAAGAAAAACAACGGTTTGCACGTGTGAAAAGGGTTTGAAAATAGGAATAGTGTAGGGATTGCTCCCCCTTCATCTTGCCACCTTCAAAAAATAGATTGATTGGTTCGTTCGTACAGTGTGTGGTGTGGTTAGTTGGTTAGGGTTGGATGGATGGTTGGGTGGAGTTGGGATCCGGTTGTTTTATTTTCGGATCGGCATCTTCGTTTTGTCTGAGACACGTTTGAACTAATCGTATGTAGTTAACTAgtttgatctacttgatgtttttTCATTGTTTATGTTTCTCTGGtgaaaaagtttgaatctttatattcAAATACTACTGTATGATTCTTGTTAGATTTGGAATCAAAGTTGTTGCCAGTCACTTCATCTAAAAATTGTTCTGTTTGTTTCTAGGAGACATTTCACCGGGGTCATTTTTTCTATAAAACATTCATATTCACTGCAATCTTTTTTACTTCATTCTTACATGAAAATACATCCTTTTTGGTCATGGATTTTTGGGTTGTGGGGTAAAATATAGAGGCCTTTAGGCAAATACAATCTTTTGGGTTATGGGCTTTTGAATTGAGGGTAAAATATGAAGTCTTTTGGACAAAATACGACATTTTTTTTTTTGAGTAAAGGATTACCCGgcaaatattattaaataataattgaATGAAACAAAGAAGCACAGTTGCTACAATCGAACCTTGCAGCGAGCAAAAACAACCATCTAGCTATCGACTAAACAATTAAACGACTAGCCCAAGACATTAAGCAGATTAGCTTAACTGCCAAACTTCTTTATTCCGAGTTACAATCATAGAGGACTTGAAAGtcacattttttttttcaatcatagCTTAATTGCCAAACTTCTTTAATACgacattttttttttcaaagtaaaaacaatgtaaaagatGGAGACTTTGGGTCATGACTCATGAGCATTTGAGTTGGGACAAAATAAAAAAATCTAATATTTGAGAACAAATGGTatcttatttttatgatgattaagtaGTAATTAATAATATCTATTAATGTAGTGAAAACTTAAATTTTTTATCATGTTAATATAGTAATAAAAGAAATTATTCAAATAGAATCACTATTTTTCTACTATTATAACATAAAAAGTTTTACTCTATAAAATGTAACTTatttatcaacaacaacaacaaaacccaatactacATGAGTGATGTATGGGAGAGGCCGGAGgcgagatgtagacaatctttcccctatccgagaataaaaacaggtcatttctccacccagagtgaaaaacaTTCTCAAAAGCAGAGAAAGTCATcgctctctctattcgacggataaagagattgcttctgaATGAACCTCTCGctaaaaaatataaacatatatatcgttggttctaaaattctaagatgttGAGTATGATAGCCTTTGTCCTCTTGTACGGAGTAATTTTTTAATCATTATTCTAGCCGTGTCAGTTAATGTATGGCTACTATTACTATTCTATATAAACTAGTAAAAGGGGGTGCCCGTTGTTGCACCATTTTGTAGGCGATAGTGTTTTCACTACTATTTACTGTTATCGCCACATTTACTACACACATAAATCCGTATTTATATGTTACATAAAGTCTACAACTAAACATTACATAAAGTACAAATATTACATAAAGTACACAACTACATAAAGTTACATAAAAACAGCACTTTCAAATGCCAGTTCACTTTTATTTGGTAATACCATTTTGTTTACGTTGTAAAACAATGGCAAGAAACATATATGTATTCCAGTAAATTTCTAAAGCTCCTTTACTTATGCCTATATACATCTAAATACAGGTTGTATCAAATTCTTACCTTTCGCATTAAGAAAAAAAGCATCAAAGTCGGTTAATTTCCCATTATTCCAGTTGTCTTCATCCTTGGCATATGACTTTCCCCC
This genomic interval carries:
- the LOC139902019 gene encoding uncharacterized protein isoform X1 → MQKAGNKKEMKYVLVTGGVVSGLGKGVTASSIGLLLQACDLRVTSIKIDPYLNTDAGTMSPFEHGEVFVLDDGGEVDLDLGNYERFLDIKLTRDNNITTGKIYQSVIDKERKGDYLGKTVQVVPHITDAIQDWIERVAAIPVDGKEGSPDVCVIELGGTIGDIESMPFIEALGQFSYRVGAGNFCLIHVSLVPVLNVVGEPKTKPTQHSVRGLRSLGLIPNILACRSTMELDINVKEKLSRFCHVPLENIVSLYDVPNIWHIPSLLRDQKAHEAILKALNLFSVVRKPALDPWIDMALRCDKLHEPVRVAMVGKYTCLSDAYLSVLKALLHASVACRRKLVINWVSATDLETATALESPEINRAAWNSLKSADAVVVPGGFGDRGVEGKIIAAKYARENKIPYLGICLGMQIAVIEYARSVLGLKNTNSTEFDPNNKNPCVIFMPEGSKTHMGGTMRLGSRRTYFQVADCKSAQLYGNQTFIDERHRHRYEVNPDMVPQLEKAGLSFTGKDETGQRMEIVELHSHPYYVGAQFHPEFKTRPGKPSALFLGLIAAASGQLDVLLKKSVGTKANVYSPLKSGLSPHRYGNVKVKVNVKSGSFDGMYCKKNNGLHV
- the LOC139902019 gene encoding uncharacterized protein isoform X3; translated protein: MQKAGNKKEMKYVLVTGGVVSGLGKGVTASSIGLLLQACDLRVTSIKIDPYLNTDAGTMSPFEHGEVFVLDDGGEVDLDLGNYERFLDIKLTRDNNITTGKIYQSVIDKERKGDYLGKTVQVVPHITDAIQDWIERVAAIPVDGKEGSPDVCVIELGGTIGDIESMPFIEALGQFSYRVGAGNFCLIHVSLVPVLNVVGEPKTKPTQHSVRGLRSLGLIPNILACRSTMELDINVKEKLSRFCHVPLENIVSLYDVPNIWHIPSLLRDQKAHEAILKALNLFSVVRKPALDPWIDMALRCDKLHEPVRVAMVGKYTCLSDAYLSVLKALLHASVACRRKLVINWVSATDLETATALESPEINRAAWNSLKSADAVVVPGGFGDRGVEGKIIAAKYARENKIPYLGICLGMQIAVIEYARSVLGLKNTNSTEFDPNNKNPCVIFMPEGSKTHMGGTMRLGSRRTYFQVADCKSAQLQKTSV
- the LOC139902019 gene encoding uncharacterized protein isoform X2, with amino-acid sequence MQKGNKKEMKYVLVTGGVVSGLGKGVTASSIGLLLQACDLRVTSIKIDPYLNTDAGTMSPFEHGEVFVLDDGGEVDLDLGNYERFLDIKLTRDNNITTGKIYQSVIDKERKGDYLGKTVQVVPHITDAIQDWIERVAAIPVDGKEGSPDVCVIELGGTIGDIESMPFIEALGQFSYRVGAGNFCLIHVSLVPVLNVVGEPKTKPTQHSVRGLRSLGLIPNILACRSTMELDINVKEKLSRFCHVPLENIVSLYDVPNIWHIPSLLRDQKAHEAILKALNLFSVVRKPALDPWIDMALRCDKLHEPVRVAMVGKYTCLSDAYLSVLKALLHASVACRRKLVINWVSATDLETATALESPEINRAAWNSLKSADAVVVPGGFGDRGVEGKIIAAKYARENKIPYLGICLGMQIAVIEYARSVLGLKNTNSTEFDPNNKNPCVIFMPEGSKTHMGGTMRLGSRRTYFQVADCKSAQLYGNQTFIDERHRHRYEVNPDMVPQLEKAGLSFTGKDETGQRMEIVELHSHPYYVGAQFHPEFKTRPGKPSALFLGLIAAASGQLDVLLKKSVGTKANVYSPLKSGLSPHRYGNVKVKVNVKSGSFDGMYCKKNNGLHV